The Macrobrachium rosenbergii isolate ZJJX-2024 chromosome 22, ASM4041242v1, whole genome shotgun sequence DNA segment aaaaaaaaaaaaagttcattatatCCAGCGAACACCAACGTATTTAACCGTAgagttaaaaaggaaattttcgtTCACGCCATTCGGACTATGACAACCGTTTGGGACCAAATTTTAACATCTGTTCATTTCAAATAGCGTCAGACGTTCACAAATCTTGTTCATTGCAACTCAATTATGCGTTAAATTCGTACTTAGGTTTTACACGTACCATTTTCCATAAGAAGATCGAGTGTCACGAAAAACTACGTGCATCAGGAATACTATGTGAAGCatgctcatgtgtgtgtgtgtctctgtattgacaaacagaaatgaaagtcATATCACAATTATCTAATTACTACCGTCTATGACATGGCTCCAATTGTCGCCGCTCAGCTCCCATGGAAATACGAACAATCGGGCGATTTTGCAAATCACTTCCTCCTCACAAGATACGAGACTTCTCAAGACACTTCCTCTCTCTAAGTAATGCAATTTTCccaataaaaagtaatatttagttTACGTTCTACATCAACTCGGCGGCAGCCTAACGCGTCAAATGATATAATTCACAGAAACCGATACAGTATTAACGGAAACTCACCCGAGATGCTGCATACAGCACCGGACTTCTGATCCCAAAACCAGTCGATGTCAAACTGCGCTTTGCACGCCTAGTCTATTCTTTGCCAGCTTCCTGTTATAGCAGCCCGCGGGTTCACTTCATTTGACTTATTCAACTCAACAACAATTCTACCTTTATCCGTCTGCAGGTTCACTTCATTTGAATGATTCAATTCAACAACAATCCTACCTTTATTTATAGGATGTACCGTAATCATGCCAATACCGTATATTGGTGTAAGATTATATGTTATATGAATGTAGGCTACTTGTCGTCACCCATGTAATTACATGCTcgccagaacacacacacacacacacacaaacatataatctTTTTCAGTCCTTGTTCCACATTTCATACGCCCACAATAATTCTCCTTCACAACAACAACCAATTTCCcttgtcattttcattcaacatGTACACACCACCTCCATAAAAGATAACTGATTAACGAATTCCTTGATGCATTTCAACTTTGGTAACCTTGTACTCTCATCTCTTCTATATCTATTGCATAAAGCCTCTTTtaagtatgcacacacacacacacacatctatatatatggatgaaataCATGCAAATTTGTTATTACTTTACCTGCAATTGGGAGAGTTGATGGTGCAAGCATTAGGTGGTGAGAAACGTCCAGAAAAAGCAATATGTTATTGTTTGGAAGGGGAGTCCCCTTCCGTACAAATGGCAGGCAACTGTGTGCTTCTGGAGTTGTCTGTCTTTTCTGCCTTCGTCCTCTGCTTCCTTCTTGAGATTCACTGTGTTTCTTCCTCATTAAAAACTTGTCCAATGTTtggttttgtctgtgttttaaaATGTTCCTAAAGTGAAATGGTTTGCTACAGCTTTGTCATggtgatattttttcacaaagCTTTCCGTTTCCCCCACATCTCTTTTATTTATGAACCAGGGACATCCTTCCTTCCATACATCTCCTCCGAAGACAATTTCTTAGCTGTTGTTTGTTGCTACTCCCTTTGAAGGTCCTGCAGTTCTTCTGTGGTGAGCTCTGTTTCCTGCTCCTCCACACAATCATCAGTGACTTCCAAACCCATGGACTTGCCCAGAGACACAGTATCTTTCACAACAGGCTCAGTTTAACTAGCATCTCCAGCCTTTTATGGGCCCATGATTTCATATAGTATTTGCATTTGAACTGCCAAAAATCACAAACAGACAGGAGACAGTTTAATAGAGATGTGCAATGAGTGAGACCCACGTAGACAAAACCCTTCCCTTAGTTTCCGCTGGGAACTGCACACACGACAGTTCTGATCCTGTGCATGTTTTAGCTGGCTGCCTTTGTCCAAACCTTAAACCGAACCAAAGTCCGCTAACAGGGATAATTTTATCCTTATATAAATCGTCCTCAAAACGAACAGTGTGTTAATGGAGATCTTCATTAACTGAGTTatgactgtatacagtatatgtatactgttagggttgtaacatttcttttatttccaatgGATTCCCTTTACAATAAGGAGAAATTTTTAAACCATGCCcgttgttcttttttattttcaaataaatgatttGCATTGGATTATTTTATAGTAAACTGTTTTTTACAATAAGTAAAGAAAAGGTCACCCCCTTTCATTTTGTAAACTTTTAAAGTGAGAAGATAAGATAACagtttttgaaattgtttttgattatcttatttttttcctctctcacatACATAACTCTTGGTCTATGAAGTACCATATTACAAATCATAAGATTCTTGATGCCCAAATTATATTATAAGAGCAAATGGGAAAGTTATGGTAACAGGGTACTATGTTGACATATGGGAAAGTCTTGCAAGAACTAGAGCATTTCCGTTACTCTGGGAACATTCCGAAGCAGGATCTACAAAGAgtgactgcaggaaaaacacaaaaaaaaaaatggaaaatgaatatggGTCAACTACCACATATGGAAGTTTTATCAAGGATGTACAGTGGGTGAAAAATTGGGCACATCTCAACTTGGGGTGGGGGCATCTTTCTCCCACTCAAAGACCATGATCTTGATAAATTCTCAAGTCATCTCATTAAACCAAACTGATAAGCTATAGTAACAGCTATAGTTTATATCCAAAAAACAAAGTTTGTTCTTAACTAAGTACAATCTCTAAATCCCAGCTCTAGTTGCATGATGAATTTGCGTTTGGttcatgaaggaaaatgaattacgTGATTTGCGtaacatttcattataaaacacATAAACTTAAAATTTAGTCAAGACTCACAATCCCTTATCTGAAACCCTTGGGGCAGCTGTGTTTCGGTTTTTTGGGTTTTGGAACTGAAGTTTGCTCTGTAAATACACAAGCAAAGTTCATTTTCAACGAAAACATTCTGTGACACTCAAATATATATGTCATCAAAAAAACCATAATTTTCATATGTACTCATGAATCATCTGATTTTGTGTATCATGTGATCCTTACAATTTAGTCCCAACACATGCTTTTGTCACATATATCGTGTATAATGCGAGATGCATTTTCAGTAACTTGCACAAGGCTATGCTTCAGGTGCAAGTTTCTTTTTTGGTAGATTATACTAGGCTTGGCTTTCCATGCTTGTCTCAGTTTTGGTAAataccactgataatgcatattatatctaATTTAGCTTTTAACAATTAAGAAGCCTAGAAGCAAAAGTCCATTAGGTTACATGTCAATCCTCATACATTCAACCAGGCTTACCAAACTGGAGgtttgtctaagaattcattactatttcttataattaacaaccatttGCTATTGCGTGCAAAACACTGGCATAcacaacagcaagtactgacataaataACCGGatcgagaaacagctgtttgccgaCGTTAGTTACCACACATTTATTATTCATCCTTCAagcaatggagaggaaagtgtcAAGAAAGTATACAACTAAATTCAAGTCGTAGCCGTGGCTGAAGATGAGAATAAAGTGCAGGCTACAAAATTCAGAAGAGACAAAAGCAGCATCCGAAATTGGtgaaatcacacctttacttcatttaatttactgtgtttataaatatagtaagttgcatttttaaaacccagctttgataatttatgaaaaaatgtatctccaaattatgtttcatttagcaactaatggcagTGATGATGTCAGTAACACATAACCAGCTGATGATTTTATGAATGCaaacattaccagaatgcaaatggtgcaTGGTCACTATGTTTGTAAATTATAATGTGATAATgatatgacaataatgcatgatTTATTAACTGACTTTTACAAATTGATATCTGTCGGTGTAACAACCTAACTGGGCCcaatagtattctctctctctctctcttacacacacacacacacacacacacacaggttgaaAAGTAGGTTTTGGAAAGCCATATGAAACAAgggcatatacagtacatattctcACATGTAAATATTCTCACCAAGTGAGACTGTAAACGGCATTACATTTCACTGATCAATAACCTTACGATGACGTTCTACCTTCcacaaaataatttcagtttttagagCTTTCAAGTTTTCAGAATTTCGGATAAAGGATTGTAAACATGTATAAGTCAAACACTATAATACCAGTGACtatattcaacattttctttcCACTCAACATGGAAATTTCTTGAGAAAGTTTCAACACACTTTGTGAAATCAGACTGAATCTTCTTGATGACTCTAGAAGTTACATTGTAGTCATCACCTGGACAAAAAGAAATAGCAGTATTATCCCATCAACTCATGGGTGATGCACTATTCTAGGTCACTTACGCAGATAATGATCTCATATTACAGAGCCACAAAACCCAATTCATGGCTTGAGATACGGGCAtgtcaaaataaaactaatctaAACTGCTGGGTGTGTATTAAAAAGActgtgtacaataaaaaaaactcatatttttcctACTTTATCACTTCCCTGTGTAGATTCATACGAAATTCTGTTGACATCCATATCATATTTAATCCCTCATCATGATAAAAAATCCCTCTCCTTAAGTGTAAGTCCTATGAAAAAAGATCATATATGAAAAAGCCATCAGAATGCTTTCTGGACTAACATGAGACTATTATCCAAGGCAGTTATCTTGCTGAACTTcaaaacttcatgaaaatatgaCTGTAGAGTAACAACGAAAGCATGCTTCAGTTTAATATCTGAATGAAGTTTCATACCAGGTTCATGTAGAATTTACAGTTTCCCCTTCCAGAATAAAAATGTCAACCAGAGACAGTGCAATGTGTGAGACAGATGTTTACAGTGCAGtctatttccatttcaaaatcaattaccTGCTTCCTCAGTGATGATGAGATTACAGTAAAACGGTATAAATTAAAACTTACTTAGGTATGCGTCAGAAGGTACAGTGAGGCAGAGGTACTGCAATGCTGAGCTGCTTGCTAATTGTGGGAGTTCCTCTACGATAATCCTCGAGGAAAAATCATTATCAGTCAGTCTTAAAATCTGAAGTTCTGGTAAAGTTTTCATGACATCTACAAAAATCCTCAGGTTTTCCTGAATAACCATGTTTAACTTGCAATTTTGTAGTTCCAATACCACAACCTGTAAAAATGGCAACAACCAAAGGCAATTAGCAATCACTGATGGGCAATTATTTTCACACAacagaattgttaaaaaaagttaagtataccttagtttaaccagaccactgagctgattaacagctctcctagggctggcccgaaggattaggcttattttacatggctaagaaccaactggttacctagcaacgggacctacagcttattgtggaatccgaaccacattgtaccgagaaattaatttctatcaccagaaataaattcctctaattcttcattggctggccggagaatcgaacgcaggcccaccagagtgctagccgagaacaatattgaccagtccaatgaggaactacaacagaattgagagagagagagagagagagagagagagagagagagagagagagagagagagagagagagaaatttctcacCAAAATCATATCACAACCAAAATGAAGTAATCAGCTCTCAGCAAGATGAAATTTTAGTCTTTCTGATTCAAGATATTCAATATAACTGCAAACATTTTGATTGAGCACACtaacataacaaaacatttttccatGTGAATACAATAATATAACAGTTTGAACatggtgaaaaataaagacaaccaAGTACCATACCTTTGATAATTTCTTGCAAAGGATGCAGAGTGAGGCTGTATTCACTGGAAGATTAAATGAGTTCTCACTGAGGTCTAACTGTAACAGGGACTCTGTATGATGTGACTTAGCCAACAGTTCCAAATCTGTATGTGTGATACAGCAACCAACAAGTTTCAAGTACTTCAGTCCTGTCTTAAGACTGCAGAGAGGCTCCAGTTTACCTACAAAAAAGGTTATCAGATAATATATAAGTGATTTCAagcattattatcaatattttacgAACATACTACCGTACAATCTCTCAGGGTGGAAGGACTGAGCATCAGACTCATTTTTGGCTCTTTGACAACGAAGGAAGCCAAAATTGGGTACAAAAGCATATCACTATGATAATGATCTCATAATACTTCCAACAATATCTTATTTTTGTAAATCGATATTGTACTTCAGAACGGTTTAATCAACATGCAAACATACAGATCTTTATAAATCtagtataaagtatactgtaaatatatagattatcATCAGTATAAAATGCAATGTCAATCATCAGTCTATATGATGGAAGGTGACTGGAATGTGGTATCAAATATAAAGAACCATCATTTTCCATAGCATTTGATCTGCCACTAAATTGTCTGCACAACTAGAAAGTGATTATTGTTCTTAAATCCTCAGAAATATTACTCTTTCCCATAAACATCTGATAAGCCAATCAAAAGTGACTGCCTTTGTTACAATAGTAATTCTAATATGCAGCAAAAGTGGCTGCCTTTGATAAAAAAGGAAGTTAAACTTGGCATAAGAATGACCTCATTTGGATATATCCTTCCAGTTTATTCTATAAGAAATTGGTGTTATggttaaaacaaactaaaatatttggGTAAGAATGATGTAAATCAGTAAAATGAACACTAAAGACCACTCAAAACTAAACACCAGCACAATGCTCACAAAGGGAGCAAATTGGAACAGACTTTATGTGTTAACAGTAAGAGATAAATATCAAATTTGCAACATATATCAAAATACTGGAGTCATTAAATACCACAGTAACATTTGTTTAAAttataaatgcactttttgcagGATTTCTATAATTATCTGTAAGGACTCAACTGCCAAGTCAATGACAGATACCTGTAAGCTTGAAGAGCAAGAAATATTCTGGGCAGCATTTAGAGGCAGTTACATGAAATAAGAAATGTCTATATAGTATGAGAAAAAAAGAGGACCTTTTCCAGTTCTACATCTCGAgatatttttttgagaatttaaCCATCTTTAATGactaaccaaaacaaaacaatgatcCTTACCAGTAAGTCGTATTCCAGACAAGTTAAGCTGGCATAAATTTGACAGAAGAGGAATGAACTGTAAGGAGTCAAATCCATGACTGTAAGCCAAACTGAGGCCAACTAAAGTTTCAGACATGAGACCGAGACTGTTGGCTGCATCGTTTGTAACTTCACATAACTCTAGTTCTAAATATTCTGTGGCAttctgtaaacaaagaaaaaataactattttaaaaactgaataaaccaATAGAGAAATTTATACACACAGCAAGCAGATCCTAAGATGTTATAGGATTAACAAAAATGGGATGAAAACTGCATTTTCTGGCATTCTGACACAGTATTTTATGGgttaaaaaactcaaatttactaagaaaatacatatgaaaaatggTAACATGTAATCTGGATGAGGTATCTTCTAGCATTAACACTTTAAATAACTACCAATGAAAGAACTCCAAAGGCCCAAAGAGTGATCATTTCCATGCACTGTGCTATTGTCATGTTTTCATAGTTAATATTCATTGGTACCGAGAAAAAAAGGACTTCACCTTGTTCATACAAGAATACTAATGAGCTCAAGTGCTTACTCAACTTGTAATCTTTTAATAATACAGTAGTCAGTACCAGAAGACAAACCTACATCATATATAGTAAAACTAACTCAGTTTAGCAGTAGTATTCATGATTCACACTCTAGTATTCTGTCCTTTTGAACTAGAACTGAATTGGGAAGAAACTTAACATTCCATCTGATCACTGTGAAGAAACATCATTATATGATCACTGAATGCTGATAATGCACTGCACTGCACTGTACTGGAAATGTGCATGTCTCATCCTAAACATGTTTCTTTACTGACATTCTGTGCTGATCTGAAATCTGCCTGTGATTTGTTGAAGGACTACATTATATAATGGTTTTCAtttaaatctaatttattttgaatattgttctaGGCAGTCATCTTTTTCAGCCCTACCTTCCTTGGCAGTTTGTATGGCATCCAGCCTGTAGACAAATTACTGACTCCTGATAATGTGCACAGGATTCATAAGATCACAACTGCAGACTAATCTCAAGAATAGGTTTACTGTGAAAcaattaaattcttacattttttgcCAACAGACGAATAATGGGAATGATATCTTTGGAAAATGCTGACAAAATATTCAAGTTTCGAAACTTCACCACCAAGCCCGCTCCATGGTGCAGACTTAATGTACAGACAACTCCCAACAGATTCAGCATATCTTTATCGAGTTCAACCTTACGAACATCTATCACAAATTCACCTGAAATGATGAATGCAAATTTAGTTTATCAGAATATCCATCTACTACAAAACCACCTAAAACTACAACATAATGAAGTACAGTGAACATATGCATTATCAAAGTGCAAATGCAACTGGTCAGCAGGTATGCAACAAAAGTCTTACTATATTGtcagaaacaaataattttttcatacaaacccacaCTACAAAATGGTCCAATTCTTACAGTCAACATAACTCCAGATGTTGTCTTTTGTTCAACATAACTCCAGATACTATCTTTTGTTTACTGGATGCACCAATGGCTAAtttagaaaaattatcaaaaattatttatcaacttttcaaAAACTTCAATGTTCAAATAAAAACATCCTAAAGTATTACTGCTCACAAAAAAGTTTTGGAGAGGTTTGTATACAGTTGTGTACACTGCTTTGAACAACAAatgatggattggtgagaatgactggaaaACTTTTGTAAAGAGCCGGAAATGAGCTCCTAATCCCTTTTAGTTAGAAACTggtaattttactttcataaccATACAAACACAGTATATCAATGTTTTCCTGAtatgtaaacagaaataaaataaaggctgTTATCATGGGAGGGTGACCAAAATCACAATTTCCAATTAAAAGTGATTAGATCACATTAAGTTTGCAATAATTTATTGCTCACATTGATGAAAtaccaaattcactttaccttacaaatTACGTAGACCCTACCAAGGTGAATTATATATCAAggtatatttcttatatgaagaaGTACTTTCAATGACAAAATCAGTTTTCTACTATAACAGTTTACAGCTATTCCAAAATTaacaattactttttcttttgttattttctcacactacagtatatataacagcacaaaattcaatgaaaatataagGGTTTGTAGTATAACTACAGAAGCAAAATTTTTTGCCAAGGAAAATACTTTAGGAGGAAACTTTTTTTacataagttatgaaaaatttgcattttaaaatattaaaactgatttAAAATGTACATTACACAAACTTAAAAACTGAACTTGTTTGGTGTTGTATGGAGAGAATTTTAGACATTATTGTTGTATAATGACATGTGAAATTTGAAGCAAATTCCTTTGATGGTAAGTTCAGAGTGCCAATATAAGTTATAATTGAGCCTTAAGGAACCGGTGCAGGAAAAGAAAAGTACAGTCATCAGGCAGCTCTGGGCTGACCCCTTCTTCTTGTGGTTATTGCTGTCTTTTAAGGCAGAAAATCCTGGACACCTGATCGAGTAACTCCCAGGAGGAGGCCCCATCTTCCAGGGCTACAGCCAACTTTGAGTCATCCTTATTTGTGAACTCACCAGGACTATGGGGTCCTTGGTTTTATCGAACCTTTTGTGAACTCACCAGGACTATGGGGTCCTTGGTTTTATCGAACCTTTTTCTTTTAACACAATTCTtcattggactggtcggtaccgttcttggctagcactctgcagggcccgcgtttgAATCtctggccagccaatgaagaattagaggaatttatttctggtgatacaaattaatttctcggtataatgtggtccggattccacaataagctgtaggtcccattgctaggtaaccaattggttcttagccatgtaaaaaaaaataagtctaatcctttgggccagccctaggagagctgttaatcagctcagtggtctggttaaactaagctatacttaacttttcttttaacaaaaaccttttccttttcaCAAGTATGGCAAGCATTCTGGGAGTGGTTATGTAGAGAATAGTGGGCTTTCTGTCCAGGGTTGTGGGCATAGCACTAAATTCTAATGTAaacatgaatgtcttttcttgAAACTCTTCAATGAATCCCAGGAAGGTGTTAAAGCGAAGGTGTTGTACAATGGCGAGGGAAAACAGCTTTGAGACAGTCTCTTATCAGCTAACTCGTACTGTTCCTTGCAGAAATTTGATGTCAAAGACAGTTATCTGCTTTGGCTCATGTCCTGGGCATCTAGAAGGCTGAGAAACAGCTTACCgagtaaagaggaaaaaagacaaTAGAAACAGAAGAGATTATGTCAAAAAGAAGCTCCCTGGGGCAGCATGATGCTCAAATGATGAAATGACAAAACTCATTCTTTCAAGAATGACCCTTTCACTAGGCTAATGGGTTATTTGGCAAGTGATATGCCTAAGTTAAGTAGCAAGAGGTTTGTTTATTGTAAGATCATATTTCTCACAAATTAATTGATCATGAACAGGTAACCTTGAGGTTCTTACACTTGTGGTAATCAGATGAGCTGTTTGGTTTGTATGCCTTCATTACTTGATCTTCTAACTTATTGAGACACAATCTGTCCCACAAAGAACCACTGTATCCAGACAAATCCAGTTTTGATAGTATATACTTCTCTTCTGTCTTCATACCATCAAACCTATagtaagagagaaaatgcattattccttgtcattattgttatgaaCACATGTGCTATTTTTGTGTAACATGCATGAAATAGAAggagtaaacaaaattttttcaaacaagTGTATTACTTCACAAATACCTTTATTGGGGGTCTATGCAATGACTAATTATTCAATCTcgattaaaaactaaaaaaaaaaaacagtatttacaAGTATATACAAGTAAACAAATTACAAGTGAGACAGCTAATACCGAAAATAATACCTTGAGAGATACGTGTGAAACACTAGGAGGGAGAAATGATATAAAAACCGATTTAAGTCTTCTTGAAGCTCAGTTATGGTCCAGCACCTTCTGCTTGTGCTAGTGAAAGGATTACGCCATCTGGGCATGAGGTCTCGCACAATCATCTCTTTGAAAGGCCAGTTGTTCATGATCGCTACCAGTGACAATGTTGCAGCATGGTGTGGTTTACAATTTGTTCTGTTCCCTGAAATGAAAGCAATATATTAGCTGCTGTCAACTTATGGTTATGAGTATGTTTATAGCATTTTTCATAGGTACAATAACCTTAAGTCTTTTATAAAGGAGTATTTTTGGAGCAAGCTGGTTTGTGTGTTTTGAATGCCTTCCAGCACGTCTGCTCCACCTACAGACCCAGTCCCTCTACTGGAAGAAAATGGTCTGTCAAGTACGTCTACCAGTCTGAGCAGACCTGTTGACTTTGCTTTTCAGAAATTCAGGAGGGCTACCATTCTGCTGGATCCATCGGTGTTTATCACTCATTTCTATCTAGCAAAGCTACTTCTTTTAAGACTACCTCTCTTTGGTCTCACATAAGCCAAGATATTCCCCATGAACAATAGATTGCCTAAATACTCTTCAGATAACAAGCATATGCAGTCCACCCAAATCTACACATATACAAGCAcaagttttagaagttttgtgTCTCCTGATCAGTCGCAGCTTCTTCACTCACTATGTCAGTGCTCCCCTTCACACCTGATGAGACCAGCGGTTGACGTACATACAGTGCACTACCCATGATGGGTGTTACACTTACTATCAGCCATTTACACACCAGCCACCTTTCATACTGATAATGCATGGGAAGTGGAGAGTGCCTCTCTTGACCAATCAGCTCTCTTTTCAACCGCCATCAGCCTTGTACCATTTCTGCTTTGACTCAGGAGCTCTTGTCACCTCACCTTCTGCTGTGGGAATGCCCAGCACACATACGACTATTAATACTTCTTCAATAGTTTGTGCTGATACCACTAGCAGACCCTCTACTATCAATTCAAGCTGCCCCAACAGAGAAAGATTGGTATTTTATTTAGCAGAGACTGCAGTGACTCATCAAGACTTTCTAAAGATGCACAAATATGTGACATATTATTCTCCTCTTTTCATGATACTTTTCTTGTAGTTGCCAAATTATAGAGACAACCTCTGTCACTGATCTCTATGGCCTGAAGACAAACTGACAACTGTTGATTTTAATCATCTATATTAACTTCTCAACTGCAcaatactcctatataaaagacTAATGTTTGCATTCTTAAAGGAACAATTAACACTTAAGCTCTAGAAACCATATGctatacacaaaaatttaattacatatcCTATACAGtatcatttacatattattttatacTACAGTATTCATTCATGTCATCGGAATCAGATAATTACAGTTTGGTGATGAAAGGCAATCACAAAACTGACTTGTTTAACAAGCAACATGTATGTCTATGATCCATTAGTCAGAAGTTGCCCAGAAGCCAAGTATACCTCCTTTCCCCTGACACACAGGAACTCATATTACAAAGTGGGGCTGTTAAGTTGATTTACCAGAATAATGATGCCTGGAAATAAGACCTATACAATCACACCACCAATGCCTTCACTGAGGCTTGTCAAAATCAAAGCAGAACAAAAAATACACTATattcttagaaaatattttgcttcATTACGTTACTACATTAATTACTATTCTGTAAGACACTGAACTTACATGCATTAAACTGTTTTTGAGCAACAGCATGAAGCATTGCTGGAAACAGCATTGGAGGAAGATAAGGAAGCAATCGACTAGCAGTTCCATAATCCTCCAAGATCTTACAAGCAGAAAGGTATTTCAAACTCAAAAAATCATCAGATGCGTCGCTCCTGTTTGTCTGAATTTTGCTTTTTCCCTGTGGTACAtcctgcaaaataaaaatgaaacattattaatattttcaacaaatttcCTCATGGGATTTGCTTACACCAATCCATACAACTTTGATCTCAAGGATAAACACCAATGTCTTCTGTATGTAAACCTTCAATCTTCAGAAATACTTTATGTGGGCATGTAAAGATAACCAAAATATCAGTAGCCCCTCTACTTATCAGATGCATTGGGGGTCTGGCCTTTATAGTGATGTCTGAACTAAATGAAGAGATATTTTTAGCCAGGTATAAAGCTGGTCTACAGTAATGCCACATCTTTTATAATAACTGTGTCTGTGTGCTTTTATGTAACAGTAGTTTAGCTAAATAAATGCAACCTGGTGAATAATGGAGGCTTGAACTGCAGCTtgagaattttgtttattatcattaggggttatataaagaaataatgaataatgactaTTATCAAAATGATTTTGGAGATGTGGCCTGCGGGTAATGACACCAATATGCaacagaaacaataaatatattcaacagtaataaaagtaattttgtttctgaaaacTGCTGAACgctgcagtttttaatttttcattattttgttgtcttgacttattaacatatttcatgaaattgaaagtgaaca contains these protein-coding regions:
- the LOC136850848 gene encoding leucine-rich repeat-containing protein 14-like; translated protein: MLSGCLYHILDYLIPHHYTPADKDVPQGKSKIQTNRSDASDDFLSLKYLSACKILEDYGTASRLLPYLPPMLFPAMLHAVAQKQFNAWNRTNCKPHHAATLSLVAIMNNWPFKEMIVRDLMPRWRNPFTSTSRRCWTITELQEDLNRFLYHFSLLVFHTYLSRFDGMKTEEKYILSKLDLSGYSGSLWDRLCLNKLEDQVMKAYKPNSSSDYHKCEFVIDVRKVELDKDMLNLLGVVCTLSLHHGAGLVVKFRNLNILSAFSKDIIPIIRLLAKNNATEYLELELCEVTNDAANSLGLMSETLVGLSLAYSHGFDSLQFIPLLSNLCQLNLSGIRLTGKLEPLCSLKTGLKYLKLVGCCITHTDLELLAKSHHTESLLQLDLSENSFNLPVNTASLCILCKKLSKVVVLELQNCKLNMVIQENLRIFVDVMKTLPELQILRLTDNDFSSRIIVEELPQLASSSALQYLCLTVPSDAYLSDDYNVTSRVIKKIQSDFTKCVETFSRNFHVEWKENVEYSHWYYSV